DNA sequence from the Pseudomonadota bacterium genome:
CCGAGGCCCTGATCGGGGGGCTGTTCGAGCGCACCGAGGGCAATCCCCTCTTCCTCACCGAGGTGCTCCGCTCGCTGATCGAGGGGGGAGGGCTCTTCGACGAGCACGGTCGCTGGAACGAGGCCATATTCGAGGACGTGGGCGTGGACTTCTCCAAGGCCGCGATCCCGCGCACGGTGGGCGGGCTCATGCTCGATCGCTTCATCGGGCTCCCCGGCGAGGCGCAGTCGCTCCTCCAGGCGCTGGCCGCCGCCGGGAGGCCCGCCACCGCGGTCGAGCTGGGCGCGTGGGGCAAAGCGGCGGAGCCCGGGCCAGCCATCATGAAGCTCGTCGCCCAGGGGGTGCTCGACAGGGCCGAGGGGTTCGCGTTCCGCTTCCACAACGCGCTGATGGGACAGGTGATCCAGGATTCCATGGCCTTCGAGCGCAGGACCGCTATGCACGACGCAATCGCCGCATGGCTCGCCGCTTCGAACGGGGGTGCGAGGGAGATCGCCGAGCATCGGAGCCAGGGCTCCGATGTCGCGGCCGCATTCGAGGCCGCGATGTCTCTGGGGGAGGAGTCGCTCAGGGCCGGAAGGGGCGAGGAGGCGGCGAAGTTCATTCGCAGGGCGCTCGACCTGGTGGACGACTCCGACATGGAGAGGCGCGTCGAGGTCCAGATGAAGCTCGGCGAGGCCTATCTCATCGGACACGACTACCCGGCGGCCACGGAGCATTTCTCCGCGGTGGAGGCGATGATCACGGCGAGCGCGGGCAGCCCTGCGATGGCGCGCTGGCGGGCCGAGGTCCTGGTGCGCCTCGGCGGCACCTACATAAAGCTCGGGCAGTTCGAGAGGGCCAGGGCGTCGCTGCACGACGCGAAGGTCGCGCTCGGGCAGTCGGGCGGCGGGATGCGCATCGACCTCACGATCCAAAACCTCCTCGGGAGCATCCGGTATCTCGAGGGGGACCTCGAGGGCGCGAGGGCGACCTTCACCGAGACGATGCTCGCGGCCAGGGCGCTGCCCGAGGGCGAGTCGCAGAGGGTCACGAACAACGACCTCGGCGTGGTGCTCACCGCGCTCGGCGAGCATTCGGAGGCCGCATCGGTCCTGGGTGCCGACCTCGCCGCCGCCGAGAGGCTGGGAGACGACCTCCTCGTAGGCCGCGCGCATTACAACATGGCGCAGCTTGCGCAGTCGATGCGGGACTATCCGGCAGCGATCGAATCGTACAAGGCGTGCATCGAGGTGTGCCGCCGATCCCACAACATGGAGCTGCTGCTGCGCGCCTACAACGGCCTGGGCAACGCATACCGGATATCGGAGGACTCGGAGCAGAGCATCTCGTTCTACGAGCGGGGCATGGCGCTGCACGAGCGCACCGGCGACCTGAGGGGCGGGGCGGCGATAGCGATAAACATGGGGCTGGTCGAGTCGGCCCGCAAGAGGCCCGACGCGGCGCTCGACCACCTGGTGCCCGCCGTGGAGTATCTGCGCAGCGTTCCGGAGAAGACCGCGGCAGACTGGGCCGCGCTCTCGAGGGGCCTGCTCGAGATAGGCGACATCGCGAAGTCGGCGGGCCGGCTCGACGAGGCGCGCGCGAGGGTGGAGGAGGCGCGCGGCATCGCCTCGCAGGTCGCGCAGGCGGCCGCTCAGCGATTCTGGATATATGCCACCCTCGCCGAGATTGCGCAGGCGCAGGGCCGCAGGGGGGAGTACTCGGATCTCCTCGGCATGCTGGATTCCATGGCATCGACCGACTCGGAGAAGGGGGCCCTGGCCGACATCAAGGCCAAGTCCGGGCTCCCCGCTCAACCTCAACCTGAACCTCGACCTCAACAACTTGTCGGAGGGGATCCGCGCAGCCGCATGCTCGAGATCAGCAGGCTTGTCGCCGAGCTGGAGGCGAAGGCCCGCTCGCTTGCGATCGAGATCGATGAGGTGTTGCGACAGGTGTCCGGCTGCGAGGCGCTGCCCGGCAAAAAGGCCGAAGGATTCAAGGCTGGCTTCGGCGCGCGCCGGCCGCCCGGAATGGCGCCGCAGGGCAGCGTCATGATCGACGAAGAGAACAGATACGATCCGGGGAAGCCGTGGTCCGACTACGAGAGGGTCATCATGGCCAAGTGCCTGGCGGCCAACGGCCACAGGGTGAGGCCCGCCGCCGCCGAACTCGGCATCGTCCCGGCCACGCTCTACAGCAGGATGAAGCGGTACGGACTGAAGGAGAGGGGCGCCGCCCCGTATTCCGAGGAGTTCGCCTACACCCGGGGAATGAGCATAGATGGCTATCTGCCGCTGGTGTTCTCCGCGGCACTCGAGGCGGCGGGCGGCAGGGCGAAGGACGCCATCGCGAACCTGCGCGTGAGCCAGGGGTATTTCTACAAGGTGATGAAGCGGGCTAGGGGGTGAGCCTCGTTATCATGCGGGGGAACGGTATGGTCTCGCGGATGTGCGGCACCCCGCAGATCCAGCCGGTGAGCCGCTCCAGCCCGTATCCGAACCCGGCGTGCGGGACCGAGCCGTACTTCCTGAGGTCGAGGTACCACTCGAAGGCGGAGCGCGGGAGCTTGTGCTCATCGAGACGGCGCAGCAGCGTGTCGTAGTCGTCCTCGCGCTGGCTGCCCCCGATTATCTCGCCGAAGCCGTCCGGGGCGAGAAGGTCGGAGCAGAGCGCGAGGTCGTCGTTCTCGGGATCGCGCTTCATGTAGAACGCCTTGACCTTGGCAGGGTACTTCTCGATGAAGAGCGGCTTCACCTCGTCGCGGGTGATGAGGGTCTCGTCGTCGCCGCCGAGGTCGTCGTCGGCCCTTATGTCGCTGCCCAGCGCGTGAAGCCTCTCCACCGCCTCCGCGTGGGTCATGCGGGGGAAGGGCGGCTCCACCTTCGAGAGCCGCTCGATGTCGCGCTCGAGGATCCCCAGCTCCTGGAAGTTCCGCTCCACCGCGCGCCTCACGATGTGGGAGATCAGCTGCTCCTGGATCTCCATGCTGCCCCTGTGGTCGCAGTAGGCCATCTCCGCGTCCATCATCCAGAACTCGGTGAGATGGCGGCGGGTCTTGGACTTCTCCGCGCGGAAGACCGGGCCGAAGTCGAAGACCCGGCCGTGGGACGCTATGGCCGCCTCGATGTAGAGCTGCCCCGACTGCGACAGATACGCCTTGCCCAGGTCGAAGTAGTCCACCTCGAAGAGGGTGCTCGTTCCCTCGCAGGCGGCGGGGGTGAGGATCGGGGAGTCTATCTTTATGAAGCCGTTGGCGTCGAACCACTCTGATGTGGCCAGGATCACGGTGTTGCGCACGCGCTGGATGGCCCACTGCTTCTTCGATCTCAGCCACAGGTGGCGGTTGTCGAGCAGGAAGTCGGGGCCGTGCTCCTTCTTGCCCAGCGGGTACTCGGGCGCGACCTGGACCACGTGGATCCCGGTGACGTGCATCTCGTACTCGTCGTGCTTGGGGTGCCTGGCGACCTTGCCGGTTATTATCGCGGAGGACTCGAGGGTCAGCCTGTGCGCGTCCTCCCATATCTCGTCCGAGACCTCGGGCCTGTGCACTATGCACTGCATGAATCCGGACCCGTCGCGGAGCTGGAGGAAGGTGATCTTGCCCGAGGAGCGGAGGTTGTAGATCCACCCCTTGATCGTCGCCTCGTGGCCCACGTGCTTGGGCGCGTCCTTCACGAATATGTTCATTTCGCTCCTATCATCTCCCTCATGAACGAGGTGATCTCGTCCGGCGCCGAGCTCCAGCTGTAGAATATGTTCGCCTTGAGGAACCCGAGCGGGTCGCCTGTGTCGAACTGCCGCCCCTCGTACTCGTAGGCCACGAACCTCCCCTTCTTCGCCAGCTCGTTCTGAGCGTCCGCGAGCTGTATCTCGCCGCCGCGGCCCGGCTTTGCGTTCTCGAGGAGGTCGTACACCTCCGGGCTGAAGCAGTATCTGCCGACGACGGAGAGATCGGACGGCGCCTCGTCGGCGGAGGGCTTCTCGACGACCCCCTTTGCCCAGTGGATGCGACCGTCCGACTTTCCGATGTCGTATATCCCGTAGAGGTGAATCTGATTCCTCGGCGTGTGCTCGGTTGCCGAGAGCGAGCAGCCTGTCTTCGCGTAGGCGTCTATGAGCTGCCTGCAGCAGGGCGTGGTGCTGTCTATGAGCACGTCGGGGAGGATCACCACGAACGGCTCCTCGCCCACGACGTCCCTGGAGCACAGCACCGCGTCGCCGAGGCCCCTGGGCTTGATCTGCTGGACCGGAACGACCTCGACGTTCGAGAGCAATTCGTTCAGCTTCTCGAGCAGCGGGGCCTTGCCGCGGGCGGCCAGCTCCCTCACGTACTCGGAGTCGGTGTCGAAGAAGTCCATGATGTGGGTCTTCTGCGGCGATGTGATGAGGATCACCTGCTCGATCCCGGATGCCACCGCCTCCTCGAGCACGATCAGCAGCGTGGGTTTGGTGCCGATGGGGAGCAGCTCCTTTGGCACCGATTTCGTGACCGGCAGAAAGCGCGTCCCCAGCCCGCCCGCCGGTATAACCGCCTTTTTCACCTGTGGCGCCATGGCCCCCTCCCTTCCGAACCAATGGAGGCTAACAACGCAGAATTGTTGTGTAAAGGCTGTTTTTCCGCGACCCTTTTCAAAAAAACAGTTTTTCGCGCAAAAAGAGCGAAACTTTTTGAACTGACGGAGGATAAATAGGATGGAGCCGGTCGGGCGGGGCTGAGAATGAGCCGCAGCGCCATCGAGGGGGATAAAAGTGCTTGAAGGTGGCGGCTGATTGAGCTAGGAAGGGCATCCGCCGGCAGCAAGGCCGACCCATCGCGTGTCACGACATCTTTTGGAGGCTGACTTGTCATCGCTGATGCGTCCCATTTCTTCTCCCCTCGTATCCGCCTTAGGGTATTCAGGGCCATCTTTGATCTCGCTCGCCGTTGCCGCACAGCCTGCGCGCATAAGGGATCAGAACGACGCGTTCCTCGCGGCGGCGCGTCCGCACGCGCTGCTCATCACGAACCACGGCTACCCGGGCCCAGACGTGCGCTGGCCCGCGAGCGGCCCCGACTCCGGCGGCCAGATAACTTACGTCAACAAGGTTGCGGAGAATCTCGTGCCCCTGGGCTACAAGGTGACGGTCGCCACGCGCGCATTCAGGCCCGACGAAAAATACGCCGAGTACGGCGACCGCAGGGGCGTGGATTTCTTCGAGAACGAGCCTCTGGCGCGCTACGTGTTCGTCCCGGGCGTCGAAAAGGGATTTGTGGCCAAGGAGCAGATCTTCGCGGAGCTTCCGGTCATTGCCCACAACATTTCGCATTTCATGGCCGAGGAGGCGCGCTCGGCAGGGGTCAGGCCCTGGGAGCACGTGGCCTGGATCAACTCCCACTACTGGGACGGAGGGGTGATCGGCCAGCTCGTGGTGAGGGGATGGCAGCATGAGGTCCTCTCCGAATGGATAGCCGATAAGTTCGGATTCGACCCCGCTTCGCTTTGCAATCCCATGGCGGGCGGCATTGTCAGGACCGTGATCAGGGGGCTTGCGACCTATCTGAGCGAGGACCCGGAGTTGGCCGGCCGCCTGGATGCCGTGAACAGGCACGCATGGACCTCGCACTCCATAGGGACCCTCAAGCGGAAAAACATGGATGAGATGCCAAGGCCGGATGACGTCGACGAGTCTATCAGAAAATTAAAGGAGAAGGCGCGCAGGTGGGAGTACATGGCCATGAATTTCTCCATGCGCGAGCTGGTGGAGAGGGCGCTGGTTGGCGGGGCGCAGCTGGCCCTCGGGCAGCTCCTGTATCCGGACGTGCCGCCGGTGAAGTTGATCGCCTACACCTCAGCCGAGATACTGGATCAGACGCGATGGCTGGGCATGCCCGAGGAGATGCCGCTGGTGAGGTTCCCGCCGGGCACTGAGTTCGAAGGCTTCTATCCGCGCGACAATGTGAACCATCCTGACGTCCAGCTGCTCTTCCATTACCTGGAGGGCGGGGCCGATCTGTCCCATGAGGAGAAGCACCCGATAGCGAGGGCCGTTCCCGCGGAGGTGGTGGACAGGATGCGGCGCGACCCGCAGGGCCTGAATGTGATCGTCGAGGCCAGCCGAATGGACGAGACAAAGCGCAAGGCGCTTCTCGTCGAGGTCATGCCTCTTCTCCCGAAGGATACGATCCTGCTCATAACCGGCATGAGGGACGGCGCAGGGGTCTACGACGGGATCAGGGCGCGCATAGAGGAGCTGGGGCTTTCGGACCGGGTCTTTCTCATAGGCAGGGTCCCGGCCAGGTGCATGGGGCCGCTCTGCAGCCTGCCGCACGGAGATGGTAGCGGTAAATTCCGTCTCGCTATCGGCGCCAGCGCCTCGCGCATGGAGGGCTGGGGCATGTCGGTGATGGACATGACCGCCGGGGGCCTTCCGCTGGTGGCGTCCGACATGATCCCGTATGCGACCTACATAGCGGACAAGGGCGACGCGGCCGTGGTCGTGCCCATGCAGGAGGGGGAGGTGGAGAGATACGCGGGGGTCTTCCGCTCGCTCATAGACGATCCCGCCGCCGCGAGGGATCTCGCCGCGCGCGGCCGCGAGGCTGCCCGAGAGTTCGACTGGTCGGAGCTCACCCGGATGTTTTTGGGCGAGCTGGAGAAAATCTTAGGCATCAGCAGGAAATAATCGGATCATACCGGGATGCAGTATGGCGTCGAGGTGGCCGGGTCCGCGGCCACGCGCACCCTCGCGCCGAAGACCCTCTCGATGACCTCAGGCGTGATGACCTCTGCGGGCGCGCCCTCCGCTGCCACTCGCCCCTCCT
Encoded proteins:
- a CDS encoding tetratricopeptide repeat protein, with the protein product MDNPKIIDGKYEIKDLLGGGGFSDVYLVEGPDGECALKLLKGEIAVLKKAALEEFKNEFSILRDMRHPCIASILDFGFDAGTRRYYYTSEIIRGRDIVNATKGKKLGEITELFVQALRALGYLHSFRVYHFDIKAANVLVVGGERPAVKIIDFGLAGIDPGGKLIGTPSYMAPEIIARERADGRADLYSLGVLWYSCLVRKNPFRAETSQETLSRHLKLIPPAPSHEIPTLPKWLDSIVMRLLEKNPANRFPTASAVIREMNRLGGSDYPLETRETLLSYVPDEGRFVGRAEELAALESDLAALKGVSGASSGCLVSGGVGIGKTRLLRELKYRAQLADMRIEWASASDPDGFRSWCEGLSIHLSEGRGLCAFMLDDAQEALSDEVMRAALLALVSRARRPAASASAWIALAVRPVAQGEALASLSALLPIAVEVKPFTPVELGSYVSSLTGLERPPEALIGGLFERTEGNPLFLTEVLRSLIEGGGLFDEHGRWNEAIFEDVGVDFSKAAIPRTVGGLMLDRFIGLPGEAQSLLQALAAAGRPATAVELGAWGKAAEPGPAIMKLVAQGVLDRAEGFAFRFHNALMGQVIQDSMAFERRTAMHDAIAAWLAASNGGAREIAEHRSQGSDVAAAFEAAMSLGEESLRAGRGEEAAKFIRRALDLVDDSDMERRVEVQMKLGEAYLIGHDYPAATEHFSAVEAMITASAGSPAMARWRAEVLVRLGGTYIKLGQFERARASLHDAKVALGQSGGGMRIDLTIQNLLGSIRYLEGDLEGARATFTETMLAARALPEGESQRVTNNDLGVVLTALGEHSEAASVLGADLAAAERLGDDLLVGRAHYNMAQLAQSMRDYPAAIESYKACIEVCRRSHNMELLLRAYNGLGNAYRISEDSEQSISFYERGMALHERTGDLRGGAAIAINMGLVESARKRPDAALDHLVPAVEYLRSVPEKTAADWAALSRGLLEIGDIAKSAGRLDEARARVEEARGIASQVAQAAAQRFWIYATLAEIAQAQGRRGEYSDLLGMLDSMASTDSEKGALADIKAKSGLPAQPQPEPRPQQLVGGDPRSRMLEISRLVAELEAKARSLAIEIDEVLRQVSGCEALPGKKAEGFKAGFGARRPPGMAPQGSVMIDEENRYDPGKPWSDYERVIMAKCLAANGHRVRPAAAELGIVPATLYSRMKRYGLKERGAAPYSEEFAYTRGMSIDGYLPLVFSAALEAAGGRAKDAIANLRVSQGYFYKVMKRARG
- the asnS gene encoding asparagine--tRNA ligase, producing MNIFVKDAPKHVGHEATIKGWIYNLRSSGKITFLQLRDGSGFMQCIVHRPEVSDEIWEDAHRLTLESSAIITGKVARHPKHDEYEMHVTGIHVVQVAPEYPLGKKEHGPDFLLDNRHLWLRSKKQWAIQRVRNTVILATSEWFDANGFIKIDSPILTPAACEGTSTLFEVDYFDLGKAYLSQSGQLYIEAAIASHGRVFDFGPVFRAEKSKTRRHLTEFWMMDAEMAYCDHRGSMEIQEQLISHIVRRAVERNFQELGILERDIERLSKVEPPFPRMTHAEAVERLHALGSDIRADDDLGGDDETLITRDEVKPLFIEKYPAKVKAFYMKRDPENDDLALCSDLLAPDGFGEIIGGSQREDDYDTLLRRLDEHKLPRSAFEWYLDLRKYGSVPHAGFGYGLERLTGWICGVPHIRETIPFPRMITRLTP
- a CDS encoding UTP--glucose-1-phosphate uridylyltransferase; translation: MAPQVKKAVIPAGGLGTRFLPVTKSVPKELLPIGTKPTLLIVLEEAVASGIEQVILITSPQKTHIMDFFDTDSEYVRELAARGKAPLLEKLNELLSNVEVVPVQQIKPRGLGDAVLCSRDVVGEEPFVVILPDVLIDSTTPCCRQLIDAYAKTGCSLSATEHTPRNQIHLYGIYDIGKSDGRIHWAKGVVEKPSADEAPSDLSVVGRYCFSPEVYDLLENAKPGRGGEIQLADAQNELAKKGRFVAYEYEGRQFDTGDPLGFLKANIFYSWSSAPDEITSFMREMIGAK
- a CDS encoding glycosyltransferase; translation: MISLAVAAQPARIRDQNDAFLAAARPHALLITNHGYPGPDVRWPASGPDSGGQITYVNKVAENLVPLGYKVTVATRAFRPDEKYAEYGDRRGVDFFENEPLARYVFVPGVEKGFVAKEQIFAELPVIAHNISHFMAEEARSAGVRPWEHVAWINSHYWDGGVIGQLVVRGWQHEVLSEWIADKFGFDPASLCNPMAGGIVRTVIRGLATYLSEDPELAGRLDAVNRHAWTSHSIGTLKRKNMDEMPRPDDVDESIRKLKEKARRWEYMAMNFSMRELVERALVGGAQLALGQLLYPDVPPVKLIAYTSAEILDQTRWLGMPEEMPLVRFPPGTEFEGFYPRDNVNHPDVQLLFHYLEGGADLSHEEKHPIARAVPAEVVDRMRRDPQGLNVIVEASRMDETKRKALLVEVMPLLPKDTILLITGMRDGAGVYDGIRARIEELGLSDRVFLIGRVPARCMGPLCSLPHGDGSGKFRLAIGASASRMEGWGMSVMDMTAGGLPLVASDMIPYATYIADKGDAAVVVPMQEGEVERYAGVFRSLIDDPAAARDLAARGREAAREFDWSELTRMFLGELEKILGISRK